A region of Ornithorhynchus anatinus isolate Pmale09 chromosome 5, mOrnAna1.pri.v4, whole genome shotgun sequence DNA encodes the following proteins:
- the FBL gene encoding rRNA 2'-O-methyltransferase fibrillarin, which yields MRPGFSPRGGGGGGRGGGGGGFGGRGGGGFGERGGRGGRGGFGGRGGRGGFGDRGGRGGGRGGGFRGGRGGGFQSPGGRGRGTPRGRGRGGRGGFQGGKKVTVEPHRHEGVFICRGKEDALVTKNMVPGESVYGEKRISVEDGEVKLEYRAWNPFRSKLAAAILGGIDQIHIKPGAKVLYLGAASGTTVSHVSDIVGPDGLVYAVEFSHRSGRDLINVAKKRTNVIPVIEDARHPHKYRMLIGMVDVIFADVAQPDQSRIVALNAHNFLRNGGHFVISIKANCIDSTAAPEAVFASEIKKMQQENMKPQEQLTLEPYERDHAVVVGIYRPPPKQK from the exons ATGAGGCCAG GGTTTAgtccccgaggaggaggaggaggaggccgcggcggcggcggcggcggcttcggaggccgcggcggcggcggcttcggGGAGCGCGGGGGCCGCGGAGGCCGCGGAGGCTTCGGAGGCCGCGGAGGCCGCGGGGGCTTCGGAGATCGAGGGggtcgaggaggaggacgaggaggaggcttCCGGGGAGGCCGAG GCGGCGGCTTCCAATCCCCCGGTGGCCGAGGCAGGGGGACCCCCCGAGGCCGAGGTCGGGGGGGCCGCGGAGGCTTTCAGGGTGGCAAGAAAGTGACTGTGGAGCCACATCGCCACGAAG GAGTCTTCATCTGTCGGGGAAAGGAAGATGCCCTGGTCACCAAGAACATGGTCCCGGGAGAGTCTGTGTATGGGGAGAAGAGGATCTCTGTGGAG GACGGGGAAGTCAAGCTGGAATAccgggcctggaaccccttccgcTCTAAACTGGCTGCTGCCATCCTGGGGGGCATCGACCAGATCCACATCAAGCCTGGGGCCAAGGTGCTGTACCTAGGGGCGGCCTCGGGCACCACAGTCTCCCACGTCTCGGACATCGTGGGGCCG GACGGGCTGGTGTACGCGGTCGAGTTCTCCCACCGCTCCGGCCGGGACCTCATCAACGTGGCCAAGAAACGGACTAACGTCATCCCCGTCATCGAGGATGCGCGGCATCCCCACAAGTACCGCATGCTCATCG GTATGGTGGATGTGATCTTCGCCGACGTGGCCCAGCCGGACCAGTCCCGCATCGTGGCCCTGAATGCCCACAACTTCCTGCGCAACGGCGGTCACTTTGTCATTTCCATCAAG gCCAACTGCATCGACTCCACCGCGGCCCCCGAAGCCGTGTTCGCCTCAGAGATCAAGAAGATGCAGCAGGAGAACATGAAGCCTCAGGAGCAGCTCACCCTGGAGCCCTACGAGAGGGATCATGCCGTGGTGGTGGGCATTTATCG GCCGCCCCCCAAACAGAAGTag
- the LOC103168854 gene encoding IgGFc-binding protein, whose translation MQNYQVGYSAANLSLRITSLEAAADVSVSSHASGDELRVTVAPGQTETVVIPASAEVTGSDVSERAVVIRASQDVAVLAVNAKPNTAEVTQVFPLAALGTEYFVLTPPGNSAKHFRQFVVVAGPAGASVDVLLTGSATFRGTFHPAGSRLAAALGPYGVAQVQSTSDLSGSRVTSNRPVAVLSGNTCVQKHTSCNHVTEQLLPTASWGTTFVVPPASFQSRYDLAYVVAARTTELRFVHGGTPGSQALKSGQVVALEVRPTRPLLLEANAGIQVLLFGAGGARGAVSYDPYLALVPPVTSYCSAYVAAGLPGVQNLAVLVAPAADVAGVTLDGEALGPGSPWTTVPGSDFSYAEVEFGPAGQNHALRIAQGAFGLLTIGLAQATGFGTGAACGEMTSEIRCTPQCRPQEHCELVSGKPSCVADSSATCRAEGDPHYWTFDGLAFDFMGTCTYTLAEICGDDESLPAFSVEAKNDNRGSKRVSYVNLVTVRAYSQIVSLARGEHGFARINNQRSLLPVSLHDGRLRVFQSGNRGVVEADFGLRVTFDWDNRLSITLPSSFWAHVCGLCGNYNGNPGDDMATPDGTPAANPVEFGRSWKLADGDRFCWDECPGGPPTCSAGQVQDYSDARLCGLLRLPDGPFGQCHAVVAPDRFLDNCVYDLCVSEGDRPVLCQGLEAYAEACRDAGAPVSDWRTPAGCPYSCPANSRYEACGSACPATCSDQTGPAPNCSLPCVETCRCLAGFVLSGGRCVARSDCGCVHQGRPLAPGEQFWGDDRCQQRCQCDGKTGQVSCRAQGCLKGERCTVQNGLRGCYPIRFGSCSASGDPHYISFDGRRFDFMGTCVYLFAGLCQSSPGLQDFQVLVENEHRGSQTVSYTRAVRVKVYGLQIAVRREHPGRVLVDGLLQYLPHQTADGRVDIFRQGEDAVIRTDFGLTVTYDWKARVTVRAPSSYEEALCGLCGNYNGDPQDDLLLRGGGPAPDPTAFGQSWREETVPGCSETSPGSCPDLNILMGQQQQSGKQCGILVDTNGPFRGCHGKVDPQGFFRDCVYDTCLLPGRPGVVCEAVAAYVAACHAAGATVTDWRSDTFCPLTCPANSHYELCVRGCPSSCGTQLVPGGCGSQCQEGCACDDGYLLNGETCVRPAQCGCSLHGSYYPPGSSFVTGPDCAQQCSCTAGGQLHCTPASCGPHEKCGLSGGAWGCVVVGSATCSASGDPHYTSFDGRRFDFMGDCTYVLARSCGERPGLQAFAVFVQNVKWGNGRVSVTRLVALQTAGVKLVLEQNQRGLVKVDGISLKLPVSAAGGRVQAAQQGADVVIQTDFGLRVTYDLVYHVRVKVPGNYHGQVCGLCGDYNGVAADDFRLPDGQTVNDPTTFGASWEVPVPGSSCTSICPGGSPCPPETCPPALEDNYKQNRYCGLLTDQQGPLAPCHAVINPEGYFKDCVFDLCLGGGNESILCDSVHAYVSACQAAGVTVGPWRSDKFCPMRCPANSHYELCAHSCSTSCAALDQTPNCPGFCSEGCQCDPGFLAAGPTCVPLQDCGCFEDGRYYEPNEDVLVNNCHDICTCRPGQGLTCRPHSCPSDHVCEAIDGALTCTSRDPCRDVTCRDQETCKDGVCVPDYSATCWLWGDPHYQSFDGRAFDFQGTCSYLLAAPCGPGAAGLPAFAVTTKNENRGHPSVSYARSVTVSVYGLNVSVHKGEFGAARVNGVRTTLPVTLAGGQLTVKQGPGKAVVDTAFGLSVTYDWNWRVEVTLPSSYHDAVCGLCGDFDGDKANDLAYPNGTLAASIPSWGGSWRVPDRDPFCWDECHGHCPTCSDDQKQKYEGPSSCGVLTAAPDGPFSACHRVVSPDSFFDGCVYDVCLGGGAQDILCQALAAYAAACQQKGVPIDDWRSGAGCALACPENSHYELCGSSCPASCSDRTPPAPCPEPCAEGCQCDAGHVLSGAACVPLGGCGCSANGTYYPPGTEFWGDESCRSRCRCDPERAELLCGAASCGPGEVCSALDGVLGCHPASLAVCQAYGDPHYVTFDGRRYDFQGGCDYLLSGLCRPRPGLEPFQVVVANRHRASRAVTYTRTATLHVYNHSFALSQEFPRRMQVDGAFVDLPFQLDGRLRAYISGKDVVVATAFGLQVTFDGDSLVRVSAPSPYTDSLCGLCSNYNGDPSDDLTLPNGTPTPDPSTFGNSWQVGGGPECASSCPGGCPVCSKEEQDKYRGPEACGVISQPDGPLRACHGLVDPSPFFSSCLLDACEAQGHPSVLCSAVAAYVTACQAAGAKLEEWRRPDFCPASCSPNSHYELCGDSCPSTCADLSGPAGCRSGCREGCVCDSGFVLSGTDCVPLAQCGCVHLGRYYPLGQTFYPGSGCEQLCECGLNGEVSCQERPGCGPHEECRLEAGVPGCHPKGCGRCVTSAGAHFITYDGRVFDFHGSCSYVLSQLCPTARGLQDFSVILEKDAAGDTARLLVTVAGHRVVLGKGQKASVDGEAVSLPLDGGALRLTAEGQNVVLQATLGLRILYDGDALVLLSVPSTYWGQVCGLCGNFNGNWSEDFRLPGGAVTTSVQDFGASWKAPGSAAQCGHGCGPGGCRVCSAAETAPYEVPTACGMLRDVKGPFGDCHGRVNPSEYFRQCVYDLCQTRGAAAALCRSLQAYTAVCQAAGASVQSWRRPDLCPPSCPSNGRYSVCMRSCESSCSALSTSGFCSPRCFEGCQCRDGFLLSQGACVPVRDCGCLHRGRYLPVNGSLLSPDCSERCRCTGGSGLRCAAAGGCGPDRVCQLHEGSRTCRPWRGLCSLAAGNRLTSFDGARGAVVGSGTYELSAPCRDGLGAWFRVLVGLRHNPAALTVGTIFFRDGVVTVTRQSGVWVNGRPVSLPARVLAGVSVSRSPDGSLVVQQAAGVRLRLRPNGELDVTAPDALAGALCGLCGNLDGDKTNDLQEARGKKAVDDEQGVMSSWRAEDFSTCYQAEEDHREDVAR comes from the exons ATGCAGAACTACCAGGTGGGCTACTCGGCGGCCAACCTGAGCCTGCGCATCACCAGCCTGGAGGCCGCGGCCGACGTCTCGGTGTCCAGCCACGCGTCCGGCGACGAGTTGCGGGTGACGGTGGCCCCGGGCCAGACGGAGACGGTCGTCATCCCGGCCTCGGCCGAGGTGACCGGCAGCGACGTGTCTGAGCGGGCGGTGGTCATCCGGGCCAGCCAGGACGTCGCGGTGCTGGCCGTCAACGCCAAGCCCAACacggccgaggtcacgcaggtGTTCCCGCTGGCGGCGCTGGGCACGGAGTACTTCGTGCTGACGCCGCCCGGGAACTCGGCCAAGCACTTCCGTCAGTTCGTCGTGGTGGCCGGGCCCGCGGGCGCCTCGGTGGACGTGCTCCTCACCGGGTCGGCCACCTTCCGGGGCACCTTCCACCCGGCGGGCAGCCGCCTGGCCGCGGCCCTGGGCCCCTATGGCGTGGCCCAGGTGCAGAGCACCTCCGACCTGTCGGGCTCCCGCGTGACCTCGAACCGGCCCGTGGCCGTCCTGTCCGGCAACACGTGCGTGCAGAAGCACACGAGCTGCAACCACGTGACGGAGCAGCTGCTGCCCACGGCCTCCTGGGGGACCACGTTCGTGGTGCCCCCCGCCTCCTTCCAGTCCCGCTACGACCTGGCCTACGTGGTGGCGGCGCGGACCACGGAGCTGCGCTTCGTGCACGGCGGAACGCCGGGCTCGCAGGCCCTCAAGTCCGGCCAGGTGGTGGCCTTGGAGGTGCGGCCCACGCGGCCGCTGCTGCTGGAGGCCAACGCCGGCATCCAGGTGCTGCTCTTCGGGGCCGGCGGCGCCAGGGGGGCGGTCTCCTACGACCCCTACCTCGCCCTGGTCCCACCGGTGACGAGCTACTGCTCGGCTTACGTGGCGGCCGGCCTGCCCGGCGTCCAGAACCTGGCTGTGCTGGTGGCCCCCGCGGCCGACGTGGCCGGCGTGACCTTGGATGGCGAGGCCCTGGGGCCCGGGAGCCCGTGGACCACCGTGCCAGGGAGCGACTTCTCCTACGCCGAAGTAGAGTTCGGGCCGGCCGGCCAGAACCACGCTCTGCGGATCGCGCAGGGAGCCTTCGGCCTGCTGACCATCGGCCTGGCCCAGGCAACGGGATTCGGGACGGGAGCTGCTTGTGGCGAGA TGACCTCCGAGATCCGATGCACCCCCCAGTGTCGGCCGCAAGAGCACTGCGAGCTGGTGAGCGGTAAACCCTCGTGCGTGGCTGACTCCAGCGCCACGTGTCGGGCGGAGGGAGACCCGCACTACTGGACCTTCGACGGCTTGGCATTCGACTTCATGGGCACCTGCACCTACACCCTGGCCGAGATATGCGGGGATGACGAGTCGCTCCCGGCCTTCAGCGTGGAAGCGAAGAACGACAACCGCGGGAGCAAGCGCGTGTCCTACGTGAACCTCGTCACCGTCCGCGCCTACAGCCAGATCGTCTCCTTGGCCCGCGGGGAGCACGGCTTCGCCCGT ATCAACAACCAGCGCTCGCTGCTGCCCGTGTCGCTGCACGACGGACGCCTGCGCGTGTTTCAGAGCGGGAACCGCGGCGTGGTGGAGGCTGACTTTGGCCTGCGGGTCACTTTCGACTGGGATAACCGGCTGAGCATCACGCTGCCCAGCAGCTTCTGGGCCCACGTGTGCGGCCTGTGCGGGAACTACAACGGGAACCCGGGCGACGACATGGCCACGCCCGACGGCACGCCGGCCGCCAACCCGGTGGAGTTCGGGCGCAGCTGGAAGTTGGCCGACGGGGACCGTTTCTGCTGGGACGAGTGCCCCGGCGGGCCCCCGACCTGCTCGGCCGGCCAGGTCCAGGATTACAGCGACGCCCGGCTCTGCGGCCTGCTCAGGCTGCCCGACGGGCCCTTCGGCCAGTGCCACGCCGTCGTGGCCCCCGACCGCTTCCTGGACAACTGCGTCTACGACTTGTGCGTCAGCGAAGGGGACAGGCCCGTGCTGTGCCAGGGCCTGGAGGCCTACGCGGAGGCCTGCCGCGACGCCGGAGCGCCCGTCAGCGACTGGAGGACCCCGGCCGGCTGTC CGTACTCCTGCCCGGCCAACAGCCGCTACGAGGCGTGCGGCAGCGCCTGTCCCGCCACCTGCAGCGACCAGACGGGTCCGGCCCCCAACTGCTCGCTGCCCTGCGTAGAGACGTGCCGGTGCCTGGCGGGCTTCGTACTGAGCGGCGGACGGTGTGTGGCCCGCTCCGACTGCGGCTGCGTGCACCAGGGCCGCCCGCTGGCCCCCGGCGAGCAGTTCTGGGGCGACGACCGCTGCCAGCAACGCTGCCAGTGCGACGGCAAGACGGGCCAGGTGTCGTGCCGGGCCCAGGGCTGCCTGAAAGGGGAGCGCTGCACCGTGCAGAACGGGCTCCGCGGCTGCTACCCCATCCGATTCGGCTCTTGCTCGGCGTCCGGGGACCCGCACTACATCAGCTTCGACGGCCGCAGGTTCGACTTCATGGGCACGTGCGTGTATCTGTTCGCCGGCCTGTGCCAGTCCAGCCCCGGCCTGCAGGACTTCCAGGTGCTCGTGGAGAACGAGCATCGCGGGAGCCAGACGGTGTCCTACACCCGGGCCGTGCGGGTCAAGGTCTACGGCCTCCAGATCGCCGTCCGCAGGGAGCATCCCGGCAGGGTCCTG GTGGACGGCCTCCTGCAGTACCTACCCCACCAGACGGCGGACGGCCGCGTGGACATTTTCCGCCAGGGCGAGGACGCCGTGATCCGGACCGACTTCGGCCTGACGGTCACGTACGACTGGAAAGCGCGGGTCACCGTCCGCGCCCCCAGCAGCTACGAGGAGGCTCTGTGCGGGCTCTGCGGGAACTACAACGGCGACCCGCAAGACGACCTGCTCCTGCGCGGGGGGGGCCCTGCCCCCGACCCCACGGCCTTCGGGCAGAGCTGGCGGGAGGAGACGGTGCCGGGCTGCAGCGAGACGTCCCCTGGCTCATGCCCGGACCTGAACATCCTgatggggcagcagcagcagagcgggaagcagtgtggcatccTGGTGGACACGAACGGGCCGTTCCGCGGGTGCCACGGCAAAGTGGACCCGCAGGGTTTCTTCCGGGACTGCGTCTATGACACCTGCCTGctgcccggccggccgggggtgGTCTGCGAAGCCGTGGCCGCCTACGTGGCCGCCTGCCACGCCGCTGGGGCCACCGTCACAGATTGGCGCTCGGACACCTTCTGCC CTCTGACCTGCCCCGCCAACAGCCACTACGAGCTGTGCGTCCGCGGCTGCCCGTCCAGCTGCGGCACCCAGCTGGTGCCCGGGGGCTGCGGCTCCCAGTGCCAGGAGGGCTGCGCCTGCGACGACGGCTACCTGCTGAACGGCGAGACGTGCGTGCGGCCGGCCCAGTGCGGCTGCTCGCTGCACGGCTCCTACTACCCGCCCGGCTCCTCGTTCGTGACCGGCCCGGACTGTGCCCAGCAGTGCTCCTGCACCGCCGGGGGCCAGCTGCACTGTACCCCGGCCTCCTGCGGCCCCCACGAGAAATGCGGCCTCTCCGGCGGGGCCTGGGGCTGCGTCGTGGTGGGCTCGGCCACTTGCTCGGCCTCGGGCGACCCTCACTACACCAGCTTCGACGGGCGGCGCTTCGATTTCATGGGGGATTGCACGTACGTGCTGGCCCGCAGCTGCGGCGAGCGGCCCGGCCTCCAGGCCTTCGCCGTCTTCGTGCAGAACGTCAAGTGGGGCAACGGGCGGGTCAGCGTTACGCGCCTGGTGGCCCTGCAGACGGCCGGAGTCAAGCTCGTCCTGGAGCAGAACCAGAGAGGACTGGTCAAG GTGGACGGCATCTCCCTGAAACTCCCCGTGTCGGCGGCTGGTGGGAGAGTCCAGGCGGCTCAGCAAGGCGCCGACGTGGTCATCCAGACGGACTTTGGACTACGTGTCACCTATGACCTCGTCTACCACGTCCGGGTCAAGGTCCCCGGGAACTACCACGGGCAGGTCTGCGGCCTCTGCGGCGACTACAACGGGGTGGCGGCCGACGACTTCCGGCTGCCCGATGGCCAGACGGTCAACGACCCCACGACCTTCGGGGCCTCCTGGGAGGTGCCCGTGCCCGGCTCCTCTTGCACCTCCATCTGCCCGGGGGGCAGCCCCTGCCCGCCCGAGACCTGCCCTCCCGCCCTCGAGGACAACTACAAGCAGAACCGCTACTGCGGGCTGCTGACCGACCAGCAGGGTCCCCTGGCGCCCTGCCACGCGGTGATCAACCCCGAAGGCTACTTTAAGGACTGCGTGTTTGACCTGTGCCTGGGCGGCGGGAACGAGAGCATCTTGTGCGACAGCGTCCACGCCTACGTGTCCGCCTGCCAGGCCGCCGGCGTAACCGTCGGCCCGTGGCGCAGTGACAAGTTCTGCC CCATGCGCTGCCCCGCCAACAGCCACTACGAGCTCTGCGCCCATTCCTGCTCCACCAGCTGCGCCGCCCTAGACCAGACCCCCAACTGCCCCGGCTTCTGCTCCGAAGGCTGCCAATGTGACCCCGGCTTTCTGGCGGCCGGACCCACCTGCGTCCCGCTGCAGGATTGCGGATGCTTCGAGGACGGGAGATACTATGAG CCCAACGAGGACGTCTTGGTGAACAACTGCCACGACATATGCACCTGCCGCCCGGGCCAGGGCCTCACCTGCCGCCCTCACAGCTGCCCCAGCGACCACGTCTGCGAGGCCATCGATGGCGCCTTAACTTGCACCTCCCGAG ACCCCTGCCGGGACGTGACCTGCCGGGACCAGGAGACTTGCAAGGACGGGGTGTGCGTCCCGGACTACAGCGCCACCTGCTGGCTGTGGGGCGACCCGCACTACCAGTCCTTCGACGGCCGCGCCTTCGACTTCCAAGGCACCTGCAGCTACCTGCTGGCCGCCCCgtgcgggcccggggccgccggacTCCCGGCTTTTGCCGTCACCACGAAGAACGAGAACCGGGGACACCCCTCGGTGTCCTACGCCCGCTCCGTCACCGTTTCCGTCTATGGCCTCAACGTCTCCGTGCACAAGGGGGAATTCGGCGCAGCGCGG GTGAACGGGGTGCGGACCACCCTGCCGGTGACCCTGGCCGGAGGCCAGCTGACCGTGAAGCAGGGCCCGGGCAAGGCCGTGGTGGACACGGCCTTCGGGCTGAGCGTGACCTACGACTGGAACTGGAGAGTGGAGGTGACCCTGCCCAGCAGCTACCACGACGCCGTGTGCGGGCTGTGCGGAGACTTCGACGGGGACAAGGCCAACGACCTGGCCTACCCCAACGGGACGCTGGCCGCCTCCATCCCCAGCTGGGGCGGGAGCTGGCGAGTGCCCGACCGAGACCCCTTCTGCTGGGACGAGTGCCACGGGCACTGCCCCACCTGCTCGGACGACCAGAAGCAGAAGTACGAGGGCCCCAGCTCCTGCGGGGTCCTGACGGCCGCCCCCGACGGCCCCTTCTCGGCCTGCCACCGCGTCGTGAGCCCTGACAGCTTCTTCGACGGCTGCGTCTACGACGTCTGCCTGGGCGGCGGCGCTCAGGACatcctgtgccaggcgctggcgGCCTACGCGGCCGCTTGTCAGCAGAAAGGCGTCCCCATCGACGACTGGCGGTCTGGCGCCGGCTGTG CGCTCGCCTGCCCGGAGAACAGCCACTACGAGCTCTGCGGCTCCTCGTGCCCCGCCAGCTGCTCCGACCGGACCCCGCCGGCCCCGTGCCCGGAGCCCTGCGCCGAGGGCTGCCAGTGCGACGCGGGCCACGTGCTGAGCGGGGCGGCCTGCGTGCCCCTGGGCGGCTGCGGCTGCTCGGCCAACGGCACCTATTACCCGCCGGGCACCGAGTTCTGGGGCGACGAGTCGTGCCGGTCCCGCTGCCGCTGCGACCCCGAGCGGGCCGAGCTGCTGTGCGGCGCCGCCTCCTGCGGGCCCGGCGAGGTCTGCTCCGCGCTCGACGGGGTCCTGGGCTGCCACCCGGCCTCCCTCGCCGTCTGCCAGGCCTACGGAGACCCGCACTACGTCACCTTCGACGGCCGCCGCTACGACTTCCAGGGCGGCTGCGACTACCTGCTGAGCGGCCTGTgccgcccccgcccgggcctGGAGCCCTTCCAGGTGGTGGTGGCCAACAGGCACCGCGCCAGCCGGGCCGTCACCTACACCCGCACCGCCACGCTCCACGTCTACAACCACAGCTTCGCGCTCAGCCAGGAGTTCCCGCGCAGGATGCAG GTGGACGGCGCCTTTGTAGACCTGCCCTTCCAGCTGGACGGGCGGCTCCGGGCCTACATCAGCGGGAAGGACGTGGTGGTGGCCACAGCCTTCGGGCTGCAGGTGACCTTCGACGGGGACAGCCTGGTCCGGGTGTCGGCGCCCAGCCCCTACACCGACTCGCTCTGCGGCCTGTGCTCCAACTACAACGGGGACCCCTCGGACGACCTGACGCTGCCCAACGGGAcgcccacccccgacccctccaccTTCGGAAACAGCTGGCAGGTGGGCGGAGGCCCCGAGTGCGCATCCTCCTGCCCCGGGGGCTGTCCCGTCTGCAGCAAGGAGGAACAGGACAAGTACCGCGGCCCCGAGGCCTGCGGGGTCATCTCCCAGCCGGACGGACCCCTCCGCGCCTGCCACGGCCTGGTGGACCccagccccttcttctcctcctgcctcctggacgcTTGCGAAGCCCAAGGCCACCCCAGTGTTCTGTGTTCGGCCGTGGCCGCCTACGTGACCGCCTGCCAAGCCGCGGGGGCCAAGCTGGAAGAGTGGAGACGGCCGGACTTCTGCC CCGCCAGCTGCTCCCCCAACAGCCACTACGAGCTGTGCGGCGACTCCTGCCCGTCCACCTGTGCGGACCTCTCCGGCCCGGCCGGCTGCCGGTCCGGCTGCCGGGAAGGCTGCGTCTGTGACTCGGGCTTCGTGCTCAGCGGCACCGACTGCGTCCCCCTGGCCCAGTGCGGCTGCGTCCACCTCGGCCGTTACTATCCCCTGGGCCAGACCTTCTACCCCGGCTCCGGCTGCGAGCAGCTCTGCGAGTGCGGGCTGAACGGCGAGGTCAGCTGCCAGGAGAGGCCGGGCTGCGGGCCGCACGAGGAGTGCCGACTGGAGGCCGGAGTCCCGGGCTGCCACCCCAAGGGCTGcggccgctgcgtgacctcggccggaGCCCACTTCATCACCTACGACGGCCGCGTCTTCGACTTCCACGGCTCCTGCTCCTACGTGCTGAGCCAGCTGTGCCCCACGGCGCGAGGCCTACAGGACTTCTCCGTCATCCTGGAGAAGGACGCGGCTGGAGACACTGCCCGCCTGCTGGTCACGGTCGCTGGCCACCGTGTGGTCCTGGGCAAGGGCCAGAAG gCCTCTGTGGACGGGGAAGCggtgtccctgcccttggacggagGCGCCTTGCGGCTGACGGCCGAGGGCCAGAACGTGGTGCTGCAGGCGACCCTGGGGCTGCGTATTCTGTACGACGGGGACGCGCTGGTGCTGCTGTCCGTGCCCAGCACGTACTGGGGCCAGGTCTGCGGCCTGTGCGGCAACTTCAACGGCAACTGGAGCGAAGACTTTCGGCTGCCCGGCGGCGCCGTCACCACCAGCGTGCAAGACTTCGGCGCCTCGTGGAAGGCCCCCGGGTCCGCCGCCCAGTGCGGGCACGGCTGCGGGCCGGGAGGCTGCCGGGTCTGCAGCGCGGCCGAGACGGCGCCCTACGAGGTGCCCACGGCCTGCGGGATGCTGCGGGACGTGAAAGGCCCCTTCGGCGACTGCCACGGCCGGGTCAATCCGTCCGAGTACTTCCGCCAGTGCGTCTACGACCTGTGCCAGACGCGCGGCGCCGCGGCCGCCCTGTGCCGCAGCCTGCAGGCCTACACGGCGGTGTGCCAGGCTGCCGGGGCCTCCGTCCAGTCCTGGAGGAGACCCGACTTGTGCC ccccgagCTGCCCCTCCAACGGCCGCTACTCCGTGTGCATGCGGTCGTGTGAGAGCTCGTGCTCGGCCCTGTCGACCTCCGGCTTCTGCTCCCCGCGCTGCTTCGAGGGCTGCCAGTGCCGGGACGGATTCCTGCTGTCCCAGGGCGCCTGCGTCCCCGTCCGGGACTGCGGCTGCCTCCACCGAGGCCGCTACCTCCCG GTGAACGGGAGCCTCCTGTCCCCCGACTGCTCGGAGCGCTGCCGCTGCACCGGCGGGTCCGGGCTGCGCTGTgcggcggcggggggctgcgggCCCGATCGGGTCTGCCAGCTGCACGAAGGCTCCCGGACCTGCCGGCCCTGGCGCGGCCTCTGCTCTCTCGCCGCCGGGAACCGGCTCACCTCCTTCGACGGGGCCCGGGGCGCCGTCGTCGGCTCGGGCACCTATGAGTTGTCGGCCCCCTGCCGGGACGGCCTCGGGGCCTGGTTCCGCGTGCTGGTCGGGCTCCGGCACAATCCCGCCGCCCTGACCGTGGGCACCATCTTCTTCCGCGACGGGGTGGTCACCGTCACCCGGCAGTCCGGCGTCTGg GTGAACGGACGGCCCGTGTCCCTCCCGGCCCGGGTGTTGGCCGGCGTGTCGGTCAGTCGCTCTCCGGACGGGTCTTTGGTGGTGCAGCAGGCGGCCGGGGTCCGCTTGCGCCTCCGGCCCAACGGGGAGCTGGACGTGACGGCCCCCGACGCCTTGGCCGGCGCCTTGTGCGGCCTGTGCGGGAACCTGGACGGGGACAAGACCAACGACCTGCAGGAGGCCCGGGGCAAGAAAGCGGTCGACGACGAGCAAGGGGTGATGAGCAGCTGGAGGGCAGAGGACTTCTCAACCTG ctacCAAGCCGAGGAGGACCACAGAGAAGACGTGGCCCGCTAG